GGTTGCCGTGGCCAGCATGTCGTTGACGCTGGTCAGGCTGAAGTCGTCCATCACGGCGCGGGTCACCACGCTGAGCGACTGCGGCGTTTCGCGCGGCGACAAATCCAGCCGGGTCGCGGTACTCGCCGACCTCACCGTATACGCCCCCGTCCCTTCGGTAACCTGGCTGGCTGCAGCCGCAGCCACGGTGACGGCCGGCAGCACCATGTCTGCCCCCGAAGGCGCGGCAAGCCTGCGCAGCACATACTCGCCATTGGGCGATGCGACGGCCTCGAGGCCGGTGCCGGCAAGCAGCGCCTGCAGCCCCGACCCGACCGAGTAAGCCCCCTGCAGACCGGGGCTGGCCTTGCCCTGGGCCAGTTCGGCCATCCCGGCGAGGAAAATGCCGGATTCGCCGACGAAGCGCGTCAGCACCACCGTCAGCGGCCCGGCCGGAATACTGTAGCTGCGCACGGCGGCGGACGACTGCTGCGCCTGCGCCGCAGGCATCTGCGCCGCGGGGCTCAGCAGAATGCCGGCGAAGACGGCACGGACGATCAGCTCCAGGCGGCGAGCGATAAATCGATGCGCCTGGACGGGGGTGACGGCGGGGACGACGGTGGACTTCACTGAGGGTTCTCTCGGCAGGTTGATCGACAGGACGATGTTTCATCCCGTGAATCGAACGAGCGTGCAAAAACCGGAACCCATTCCGAAAAAATGTCAGATCATCGCCGCAGCGCCGACCGTCACTCCCGCCGCGCTTCGATGCTGACCCACCAAGGCAAAGTGCGCCGGACCTCGATCGGCAGCACGCGCTCCAGCATAGCCAGTGCCTTGTCCGTATCCTGCAGCGGGTAACCGCCCAGCACGCGCAGTCCGGCAACCTCGGGAGAAACGCCAAGATGGCCGGTGCGATAGCGGCCGAGTTCCGCTACCAGTTCGCGCAAGGAAATGTCCTCGGCCAGCAGCACCCCCTGTGCCCATGCCTCGCGTGCGCGGCTGGCCGGCTCGGGGGTGGCGATTTCCGTAGCGGTGAAGCGGACCTGCTCTCCGGCCGCGATCACGCGCGTTCTGCCGGTATCCGCCGTCCGCAGCTCGACGGCGCCTTCATAAACCGCGAGAAAGGTGTTCTCCTCGATGAGACGTACCGCGAATCGCGTACCCAAGGCACGCAGGGTCCCATGACAGGTTTCGGCAGCGAAGGGTCTCATGCGGTCGGCTGCGGTCTTGATCAGCATTTCGCCAGCCAGCAGCCGCACCCGGCGGACGTCCGGCCGGTAGTCGACATTGAATGCGCTCGCCGTATTCAGCCAGATGCGAGTCTGGTCGGCCAGGACGATGTCGCGGATCTCGCCCCTTGCACTGCGGTAATCCGCAGCCCAGGCCAGGACGCTGCCGGCCGGCGTCTGACGCCACATCACACCACCCAACAGTCCCACGCCTGCCAGCGCGGCCATGCCGTTGAGCCATTGGCGGCGCTGCCTGCGCTTTGTACCGAGCGTCTGGAGGGCTGTCACCGCCGGCCGCGGGTCTGTCCCGGCACGCAGCGGATTGAAGCGGCGGCTGATTGTTTCGACGTACTGCCAGGCACCGCGATGCTCGCTGCTGCAATCGAGCCAATGCTGCCATGCAGCATGGTCCTGCCCCGTCGCCGCACCAGATCGAAGCAGCGCGAACCATTCGGCGGCCTGCTGCATGACCTCGTGCGACGGAATGGCGATCGCGGCGTCAGCGGCAGTGGGCTGCGGGTCGTCGATGTCCATGTCATTCGCCACCAAACCGCCGCAAGCCCGGGAATGCCCCTCCCAGGCGCCGCACGCACACAGACCATGATCCTGGTTTCACCTCACCCCTCCGACAGCGCCGGGGTCCGCTGTGGCTGCAGTTCCAGTTCGTGACGCAGCTGCAACTCCATGCAGTGCAACATGGCCTGGCTCATGTACTTGCGCACCATGCGATCGGAAACGCCAAGCTCGCCCGCCACTTCCTTGTCCGTCATGCCATAGGCCATCGCCATCACGAAGGCGTGGGCCGCCTTCACCGGCAGGCGGGCGAGCATTGCGTCAATCTCGTACAGGGTCTCGAGGATGACAGCGCAGTGCTCGGCCGAAGGCACCACCGCTTCCGGTTGGGCGGACAATGCCTCCAGCCAGGCCTGCTCGACTTCGCGGCGGCGCCACAAATCGACGCACAAACCCTTGGCCACGGTGCTGAGGTAGGCCCTCGCCCCCTCCGCACTGTCGAACTGACGCGGTTTGGCAATCAGGCGCAGAAAGGCATCGTGAGCCAGATCGGCCGCATCGCAAGCGTTGCCGAGCCGCCGGCGCAACAGACCGTGCAGCCAGCCGTGATGATTGCGGTAGAGGTCGGCGATCGAACCGGATGAAGTGACGGTGTGCATGGGAGCCTCCGAAAGGAAGGCCGGAAAACCCGGCAATCTGGCTGGCGGACCGGCAACAGTCTGGCTGGCTGTGTAGTACAGTTGAGAATGATTTTTATTATCTAGTGATAATAAATCTACGGTCAACGACGACCGTCAGACCTGCTGCCGCCGACCGCGTCGTGCAAAAGGCAGCGACCGCCGAAGCACAATCAGGTTTACCCCCGAAGACAGCAGACGGACCGGCAATGCAGGGGACGCGTCCGCACCGGAAGGGCTTAAGACAGGGCCTCGATCGGCCGCCCAAACGTCCCTGGAGTGGAATTGCGGAATTTCCAGCGGCGCCGGCAGCCGCATCCGGCGGTACCCGGCAAAGGCGCTGCAGGAATTGGCCAACCAGCCACCATCGCCAGACAACAGCTGGATACCCCGGAGCGCCTGCGCCAGGATGTCGAGCCCTTCCTCGGTTCCAGCGAAACCCGCATCGTCGACACCGGCAAGGCCACCACGCCAGACGCGACGGCGCCGCTGCGTCCGCTACCGCCTTCGTCCCGTCCTGCCTGCCGCCTTTCCCCGCGGCCTTGCGCTTCATCGCTTCGATTCCGTTATGCCCGCGTGCCGGACCGGCTCCCGGCCCGACCGCGGATTCAGCCCCGCGACGGCGCGGGTAACGAAATCAAATCGACGCCGCAGCGGCGTTCACGCGAGCGCGAGGAAAACGCGGCCGTCCTCGATCTTCACCGGATAGCAGCGGATGTCCTCGGTGAGCGGCGCGCACAGCGCCTTGCCCGAGCGCACGTCGAACTTGCCCTGATGCAGCGGGCATTCGATCTCGTGGCCGTCGAGAAAGCCGTCGCACAGGCGGGCGTGGCCATGGGTGCAGATGTTGTCGCTGGCGTAGATCTCGCCATCGACGCTGTAGAGCGCGATGTCGCGCCCGCCGATCTCGACGCCGATCACGTCGTCCTGCGGCACCGCGTCCAGTTCGGCGGCGGCAATCCATTCGATGTTGCTCATGTCGTCTCCTCCGCGCCGGCAGCCCGCGGGCCGCCGGCGTCAGGCTTCGTTCAGATGGGATAGATGATGGAGTTGGGGATCATCTCGCTGTCGTACACGCAGATGCGCTCGGCGAACTTGAGGCCGGCCGGGGTGCGCTCCACGACGTCGAGATAGCGGCCGACGTTGAACACCGTGCTCACTTCCGAGAGCTTGGTGCGGAATACCGCGTAGTTGGCTTCGCAGTGCCAACGCACGCTGCCGGCCACGGCTTCCACCTTGCGCACCACCGGCGCGCCGGTGACGTGGCGCTGGTAGTAGGGGTCGTGGAACAGGGTTTCGCGGATGCCGTAGACGCGGTCCTTGAGCATGCCCTTGCTGTCGAAGGACAGCGTTGCCAGCGGAAAGCCGCGTTCGTGGTTTTCGCGCGGCACCAGGCGGTAGAGGCAGTCCTCGGTAAAGAACTCCGGCCACAGGTCCCAGTCGCCGGAATCGACCGCGCGGGCGTAGTCGGCGTAGAGATTGGTCAGTTCGAACCAGTCGGCGAAGTTCATTTCGATCGCGTTGCTGCTCATTGGGACACCTCCGCACCGCCAGCCTGCGGTGTGCTTCCGCCGGGCCCGCCGCCCTCCTCCATCACCCGGCGCCAGTAGCCGTACATGCCGCGGATCAGCGTTTCGGTGACCATGTGGTCGGTGTGGAGGTCGACCGCGCGGCCGCCGAGTTCGGCCAGCGCGCGGTGGAAGGGCTTCTGCTCGAAACCTTCCTGCGAGAACTCGATGACCTCGCCGTCATCGGCGGAGACGAAGCCGGCCGGGCCGAAAAGGTTGGCCTGGCGCAGGCGGCGCTGCAGCATCTCGTCGTCATCGTCCTCGAAGGCGAAGTGGGTCCACACGAAGTCGAAGGAACCATGGCCGTCGGGCTGGATGTGGCGGGTGGAGACGCTGTTGACCTGCTGCTGCAGGATCACGCTCGGGAACAGCGTGGTCATCACCGCGGTCGGGCCGTTCCACCAGGGCTCGGGCACGATGTCGAGGAAGCGCGGGTCGTTCAGCTGCATGCTCTCCTTGAAGCTCGGCACCTGGGTCACCTGCGCCGCCTTGCCGCCCTGCCCGCGCGTCGAGATCATCGCCGCATGGCGGCCGTGCGCGTCCATCTTGAGTTCGGACTTGTTGTCGGCACGCCAGAGCCCGAAGGTGACGAACCAGGTGTGCAGCAAACCGGGGTGGTACGGGTCCTTGATGTTCTCCTGCATCAGCTTCCAGTTGCCAGGAATGCGCTGCCGGTTGTAGCCGAGGATGCGCAGCTTGCGGCCGTTGAAGAGGCGGTCGAAGTACTGGAGGATGGTCGGGCCGATGTAGTCCTCCAGCGGCTCGACCTCGTGGTCGAAAGAGGCAAACACCACGCCGCCGCGGGTGGCCACCTTGAGCTGGGTGAGACCGTGGTCCTCCACCTTGAAGTCCGCCGGCATGCCGCCATTGACCTTGCCATCCTGCTTCACGCCGCGCCGGAAAGGCACGCCCTGCAGGTCGCCCTTCAGCGTGTAGTTCCACTGGTGGTAGGGACAGACGAATTCCTTGCGGTTGCCGTGGCGCTCGCGGCAGAAGCGCATGCCGCGGTGGGCACAGACGTTCTCCACCACGCGGATGCCGCCCTCGGCGTCGCGCACCATGATCACCGACCGCTCGCCCACCACCGTGCGCTTGAAGTCGCCGGGCTCAGGGATCTCCGCCTCCAGGCCAACGTAGCTCCAGTGGCCCTTGTAGAAGAAGCGTTCGAGTTCCTGCTTGTGGACTTCCTCGTCGGTGTAGACCTTGAAGGGGATGCGGCTGGTGCCGGCGGTTTCCCAGCTGACGCCGGTGGGGAATACGGTGGATGGTGTGGTCATGGGTGTCTCCTCGTTTGTGTTTTGGTGCTTTGTGTCCTTGGGTGAGCGCAGAGACTGCTAGCCGGGGGTGATCCCTCCCCCTTCAAGGGGGGCGTAGCCGGGGTTTCATCGAGCACTGCTCGATGCCGCCGGCGGAGCGGCGAGGCGAAGCCGAGACTACTGGTTAGGAGGGGGATGGGGTTAAGGCGTCGACTGCTGAGCGAAACCCCATCCCCACCCCAACCCTCCCCTTGAAGGGGAGGGGGCAAAACGGGCCAACCCGGTAGCCGGTGCCAGGGGCACCGTCGTTCGACCGGCGGCGAGCGATGTTCGCCGAAACCCCGTCCTCACCCCCTCGAAGGGGAGGGAGCAAAAGCCCTCGCTCCGAGCGCACGCGTCACCTAATCCTGCCGTCCAATCACTGAAACCCACCCTCACCACGCCGCCGGATAAAACGCATCCGCATGCACGTGATTCGGCGCAATCCCCAGCCGGTTCGCCAGCAAGCCCACTGCCTCCACCATCGCTGGCGCGCCGCACAGGTAGGCGCGCCAGCCGGCAAGACTGCGGTGGTCGGCTGCAATCGCGTCGGTCACCAAGCCGCTGCGCAGCGATGCATCGGTGTTGCCGGTAGCGACCACGATGTGCACCGTCAGGTTGTCGTATGCGTCGGCGAGCGACTGCAGCCGGTCGGCGTCGTAGAGGTCGCGCGGGCTGCGCACGCCGAAGTAGAGGTGGGTGGGGTTTTTCATGCCGGATTCGAGCGCGCCGCGCACGATGGAGAGCACAGGCGCCAGCCCGGTGCCGCCGCCCACACACAGCATCGGCCCCGCGTGCTTGCGGCGCAGGTAGGCGGTGCCGAGCGGGCCGGACACCCGCAGCGCGTCGCCCACCTTCAACTGCTCGAAGATCCAGGCGCTGACGCGGCCGCCTTCGACCCGCCGCACCTGGAGCTCCTGCTCGTCGTCGCCCGCCAGCCCGGCCATCGAATACGGCCGGATGTGCTCCGGGGTGAATTGCAGGCTGGCGTACTGGCCGGGCGAGAAGTCCAGCGGCTTGGCGAGCTTCAGGCGCAGGCGGCGGATGTCGTGGGTGGGGGCCTCGATCGCGGCGACGGTGGCCTTGACGATGCGGGCCGGGTGCACCACCACCTCGTCCGGCTCGGGGATTTCGATTACGCAGTCGCTGGTGAGCACCGCCTGACAGGCGAGCACGCCGCTCTGGCCGTTGCGCCCGCTGCGCCCGGCTGCCGGGCCGGCGTCCAGCACCTCGCCGGCCCGCACCTCGCAGCGGCAGGTGCCGCAGCGACCGGACATGCAGCTGTAGGAGATCGGCACCTCGGCGTTGCGCAGCACCTCCAGCAGGTTGGCACCGATCTCGAAGTTCAGCTTGCGGTCGATCGGCTGTACATGCAGTTCCATTGCTGGCCCCGGTGATGAAACGTTCGATGGGCGCCATCATGGATCGAGGCGTGTTATACATCCATAAAATAGATTGAATACGTCACATCACCAACCTGAATACTGCGAAACATGGAACTGCGCGACATCGACCTCAACCTGCTGGTGGTCTTCAACCAGTTGCTGACCGAGCGCCGGGTGTCCGGCGTGGCCGACACCCTCGGCCTCACCCAGCCGGCGGTTAGCAACGCGCTCAAGCGCCTGCGCGCGATGCTCGGCGACGAACTCTTCGTGCGCACCGGCCGCGGCATGGAACCGACGCCCTTCGCGCTGCAACTGGCCGAACCGGTGGCCTACGCGCTCGGCACCCTGCACGGCGCACTCAACCAGCAGGCCCGCTTCGACCCCGCCACCAGCCAGCGCAGCTTCACGCTGGCGGTCACCGACATCGGCGAGATCTACTTCCTGCCGGTGCTGATGGACGCGCTGGCCGAGATCGCGCCCGGCGTGCGCATCAGCACCGTGCGCAACAGCGGCGCCACGCTGCGCGACGAAATGGAGGCCGGCACGGTGGATCTCGCCATCGGCCTGCTGCCCAATCTGCAGGCGGGCTTCTACCAGCGCCGGCTGTTCCACCAGCGCTACGTCTGCATGTTCCGCAAACAGCACCCGGCGGTGACACTGCCGCTGACGCTGGAGAACTTCTCGGCGCTGGACCATGTGGTGGTGGTGTCCGGCGGCACCGGCCACAGCCAGGTGGACGCGATGCTGGAGCGCGCCGGCATCCAGCGCCGGGTGCGGCTGACGGTGCCGCACTTCATCGCGGTCGGCCACATCCTGCAGAGCACCGACATGATCGCCACCGTGCCGGAACGCTTCGCCGCCCGCTGCGTGGAACCCTTCGGCCTGGTGTCGGTGCCGCATCCGGCCAAGCTGCCGGAGATCGCAATCAACCTCTTCTGGCACGGCCGCTACCACCGCGACCCGGCCAACCGCTGGCTGCGGCAGTTGGTGTTCGAGCGGTTTGGGGAATCGACCGCGCAGGAACAGGCGGTGGAGCCACCGGCAAGCTGAGCCTCTCGCCGGAGCCGCGCTTCCGCCTGTGCCGCCTGCGCAAACAAAAAGGGCGGCACCCGCAGGCACCGCCCTTTTTTTTTCCCATCCTCCTGCGCGCCGCGCGGCTAGCTGAACACGCGCAACGCCACCAGCGAGATGCTGGGGAAGAACACCAGCATGAAGATGCGGGCGATGTCTGAGGCGAGGAAGGGCATCACGCCGCGGAAGATCGTGGCCATCGGGATGTCCTTGTTCATCGAGCTGATGATATAGACGTTCATCCCCACCGGCGGCGTGATCAGGCCCACCTCCATCACCACCAGCGCGAGCATGCCGAACCAGATCGCCTTCTCCTCCAGGCCGAGGCCCCAGTAGTCCATACCCAGGATGATCGGCAGGAAGATCGGCACGGTCA
Above is a window of Azoarcus olearius DNA encoding:
- a CDS encoding FecR domain-containing protein, producing MDIDDPQPTAADAAIAIPSHEVMQQAAEWFALLRSGAATGQDHAAWQHWLDCSSEHRGAWQYVETISRRFNPLRAGTDPRPAVTALQTLGTKRRQRRQWLNGMAALAGVGLLGGVMWRQTPAGSVLAWAADYRSARGEIRDIVLADQTRIWLNTASAFNVDYRPDVRRVRLLAGEMLIKTAADRMRPFAAETCHGTLRALGTRFAVRLIEENTFLAVYEGAVELRTADTGRTRVIAAGEQVRFTATEIATPEPASRAREAWAQGVLLAEDISLRELVAELGRYRTGHLGVSPEVAGLRVLGGYPLQDTDKALAMLERVLPIEVRRTLPWWVSIEARRE
- a CDS encoding sigma-70 family RNA polymerase sigma factor; this translates as MHTVTSSGSIADLYRNHHGWLHGLLRRRLGNACDAADLAHDAFLRLIAKPRQFDSAEGARAYLSTVAKGLCVDLWRRREVEQAWLEALSAQPEAVVPSAEHCAVILETLYEIDAMLARLPVKAAHAFVMAMAYGMTDKEVAGELGVSDRMVRKYMSQAMLHCMELQLRHELELQPQRTPALSEG
- a CDS encoding non-heme iron oxygenase ferredoxin subunit — its product is MSNIEWIAAAELDAVPQDDVIGVEIGGRDIALYSVDGEIYASDNICTHGHARLCDGFLDGHEIECPLHQGKFDVRSGKALCAPLTEDIRCYPVKIEDGRVFLALA
- a CDS encoding aromatic-ring-hydroxylating dioxygenase subunit beta, with protein sequence MSSNAIEMNFADWFELTNLYADYARAVDSGDWDLWPEFFTEDCLYRLVPRENHERGFPLATLSFDSKGMLKDRVYGIRETLFHDPYYQRHVTGAPVVRKVEAVAGSVRWHCEANYAVFRTKLSEVSTVFNVGRYLDVVERTPAGLKFAERICVYDSEMIPNSIIYPI
- a CDS encoding aromatic ring-hydroxylating dioxygenase subunit alpha, translating into MTTPSTVFPTGVSWETAGTSRIPFKVYTDEEVHKQELERFFYKGHWSYVGLEAEIPEPGDFKRTVVGERSVIMVRDAEGGIRVVENVCAHRGMRFCRERHGNRKEFVCPYHQWNYTLKGDLQGVPFRRGVKQDGKVNGGMPADFKVEDHGLTQLKVATRGGVVFASFDHEVEPLEDYIGPTILQYFDRLFNGRKLRILGYNRQRIPGNWKLMQENIKDPYHPGLLHTWFVTFGLWRADNKSELKMDAHGRHAAMISTRGQGGKAAQVTQVPSFKESMQLNDPRFLDIVPEPWWNGPTAVMTTLFPSVILQQQVNSVSTRHIQPDGHGSFDFVWTHFAFEDDDDEMLQRRLRQANLFGPAGFVSADDGEVIEFSQEGFEQKPFHRALAELGGRAVDLHTDHMVTETLIRGMYGYWRRVMEEGGGPGGSTPQAGGAEVSQ
- a CDS encoding 2Fe-2S iron-sulfur cluster-binding protein → MELHVQPIDRKLNFEIGANLLEVLRNAEVPISYSCMSGRCGTCRCEVRAGEVLDAGPAAGRSGRNGQSGVLACQAVLTSDCVIEIPEPDEVVVHPARIVKATVAAIEAPTHDIRRLRLKLAKPLDFSPGQYASLQFTPEHIRPYSMAGLAGDDEQELQVRRVEGGRVSAWIFEQLKVGDALRVSGPLGTAYLRRKHAGPMLCVGGGTGLAPVLSIVRGALESGMKNPTHLYFGVRSPRDLYDADRLQSLADAYDNLTVHIVVATGNTDASLRSGLVTDAIAADHRSLAGWRAYLCGAPAMVEAVGLLANRLGIAPNHVHADAFYPAAW
- a CDS encoding LysR family transcriptional regulator encodes the protein MELRDIDLNLLVVFNQLLTERRVSGVADTLGLTQPAVSNALKRLRAMLGDELFVRTGRGMEPTPFALQLAEPVAYALGTLHGALNQQARFDPATSQRSFTLAVTDIGEIYFLPVLMDALAEIAPGVRISTVRNSGATLRDEMEAGTVDLAIGLLPNLQAGFYQRRLFHQRYVCMFRKQHPAVTLPLTLENFSALDHVVVVSGGTGHSQVDAMLERAGIQRRVRLTVPHFIAVGHILQSTDMIATVPERFAARCVEPFGLVSVPHPAKLPEIAINLFWHGRYHRDPANRWLRQLVFERFGESTAQEQAVEPPAS